A window of the Phaseolus vulgaris cultivar G19833 chromosome 5, P. vulgaris v2.0, whole genome shotgun sequence genome harbors these coding sequences:
- the LOC137834502 gene encoding transcription factor MYB14-like, whose product MARTPCCDKNGLKKGSWTREEDKKLIAYVTKYGHWNWRLLPKFAGLARCGKSCRLRWLNYLRPDVKRGNFSDEEEEIIVRLHEKLGNRWSTIAAELPGRTDNEIKNHWHTVLKKRFEQKAEAKSGIGKESSISRSFETVSENYSDPDATNASPVAPAAATNHESDDGLSFFDAYSEPVSADFWTEPYLIDNSYVPPEFEPVYFSPMYDVELWNQNEMYLQECEGLFQ is encoded by the exons ATGGCGAGAACCCCTTGTTGCGACAAAAATGGGCTCAAGAAAGGATCATGGACACGAGAGGAAGACAAGAAGTTGATCGCTTATGTCACCAAGTACGGCCACTGGAATTGGCGCCTGCTCCCCAAGTTTGCAG GTCTTGCAAGGTGTGGGAAGAGTTGCAGGCTGAGATGGCTGAACTATCTAAGGCCAGATGTTAAAAGAGGGAATTTTAGTGATGAGGAAGAAGAAATCATTGTGAGACTTCACGAAAAGCTTGGTAATAG ATGGTCAACAATTGCTGCTGAACTGCCAGGGAGGACTGATAACGAGATAAAAAACCACTGGCACACCGTCCTCAAGAAGCGTTTTGAACAAAAAGCAGAAGCTAAAAGCGGAATTGGAAAAGAATCTTCTATTTCCAGGTCCTTTGAGACCGTATCAGAGAATTACAGTGACCCAGATGCAACAAATGCTTCCCCTGTTGCACCAGCTGCCGCTACAAATCATGAAAGTGATGATGGTCTTTCCTTTTTTGATGCATACTCAGAGCCTGTGTCTGCAGATTTCTGGACAGAACCTTATTTAATTGACAACTCCTATGTTCCACCCGAGTTTGAACCTGTTTACTTTAGTCCCATGTACGATGTAGAACTTTGGAACCAGAATGAGATGTATCTGCAGGAATGTGAGGGCTTATTCCAATGA